One window from the genome of Mucilaginibacter ginsenosidivorans encodes:
- the msrB gene encoding peptide-methionine (R)-S-oxide reductase MsrB produces the protein MKIRQKKFCTLLAVLLITVLNACSQAPAGGKVVAGSSEDVKKFPDAKPNAYWKTILSPDAYYIMVEKGTEPPFHNPYWNNHEKGIYVSAATGKPLFSSDAKFESGTGWPSFFKPIDPKAIMIVKDYSDGMVRDEVVERSTGLHLGHVFDDGPAPTGQRYCLDSYALKFVKAK, from the coding sequence TTTTGCACATTATTGGCGGTTTTGTTAATAACCGTATTAAATGCCTGCAGCCAGGCGCCGGCCGGCGGCAAGGTGGTAGCAGGTAGTTCTGAAGACGTAAAAAAGTTCCCTGATGCCAAACCAAATGCTTACTGGAAAACAATTTTATCGCCCGATGCCTACTATATCATGGTTGAAAAAGGTACCGAACCTCCGTTTCATAATCCTTACTGGAACAACCACGAAAAAGGCATTTATGTAAGCGCGGCAACAGGAAAGCCCCTGTTCAGCTCGGATGCTAAATTTGAGTCGGGCACTGGCTGGCCAAGTTTTTTTAAACCTATCGACCCGAAGGCCATTATGATCGTAAAGGATTATTCGGACGGCATGGTGCGCGACGAGGTTGTTGAGCGGAGCACCGGGCTGCACCTCGGCCACGTTTTTGATGACGGCCCCGCGCCAACCGGGCAGCGCTATTGTCTTGATTCGTATGCGCTGAAGTTTGTGAAGGCGAAGTAA
- a CDS encoding acyl-CoA desaturase, with protein sequence MIILFFFLAHWFLSLFFQTFFLHRYASHKMFKMNAAWEKVFYFCTFMFQGSSFLNPRAYAIMHRMHHAYSDTEKDPHSPHFIKDVFGLMWKTKEIYLSYQRYKLEPEPQFIDRYPTWKFVDRVGDHWITRVGFGVFYTAFYVMFATHWWMFLLLPIHFLMGPIHGAIVNWCGHKYGYSNFDNDDHSKNTLPFDFLMMGELFQNNHHKRPNDANFAKRWFEFDPTYPVMKLLHLMRIIKLRKV encoded by the coding sequence ATGATCATATTATTTTTCTTTCTTGCCCACTGGTTCCTTTCCCTCTTTTTTCAAACGTTTTTCCTGCACCGTTATGCATCGCATAAAATGTTTAAAATGAATGCCGCATGGGAAAAAGTGTTTTATTTCTGCACTTTCATGTTCCAGGGCTCATCCTTCCTTAACCCGCGCGCCTACGCTATTATGCACCGTATGCATCATGCTTACAGTGATACGGAAAAGGACCCGCATTCGCCGCATTTTATTAAAGACGTTTTCGGACTGATGTGGAAGACAAAAGAAATCTACCTGAGCTACCAGCGATACAAACTTGAACCCGAACCACAATTTATCGACCGTTACCCAACCTGGAAATTTGTAGACCGCGTAGGCGATCACTGGATTACACGCGTCGGTTTCGGCGTGTTTTACACGGCCTTTTATGTGATGTTTGCCACGCATTGGTGGATGTTCCTGTTATTGCCCATTCATTTCCTGATGGGCCCTATCCACGGCGCCATTGTAAACTGGTGCGGGCACAAATACGGCTACTCCAATTTTGATAACGACGATCACAGTAAAAACACCCTGCCGTTCGATTTCCTGATGATGGGCGAACTGTTCCAGAATAATCATCACAAGCGCCCCAACGATGCCAATTTTGCAAAACGCTGGTTCGAGTTCGACCCCACCTACCCGGTAATGAAACTGCTGCACCTGATGCGCATCATTAAGCTAAGAAAAGTATAA
- a CDS encoding DUF1475 family protein produces the protein MITALKIIFGVLLAWMCYTVISTCLESNLFKEWDFLGSIPWMRATLWDFYANVAVIFIWVCYKEKSIFFKILWLIFLVCLGSIASCAYVLIQLFRLKPGEGLKEFFSKNG, from the coding sequence ATGATAACCGCGCTAAAGATCATATTCGGTGTCTTGTTAGCGTGGATGTGTTATACCGTTATCAGCACCTGCCTGGAAAGTAATCTTTTTAAGGAATGGGATTTCCTTGGTTCAATACCCTGGATGCGTGCTACCTTGTGGGATTTTTACGCCAATGTAGCCGTTATCTTCATTTGGGTTTGCTATAAAGAAAAAAGTATTTTTTTTAAAATCCTCTGGCTGATATTCCTCGTATGTTTAGGCAGCATCGCCAGTTGCGCCTATGTCCTGATCCAATTATTCAGGCTGAAGCCCGGCGAAGGATTAAAAGAGTTTTTTAGCAAAAATGGATAA
- a CDS encoding DUF1295 domain-containing protein, with product MDNSVWWLTLYSLIACCIIMVLVWLWAHKINNAGVVDIFWSYNFPVIAVILLLLAPGFEIRKQLICVMVIIAGGRLGTHILTRTVSHLDEEEGRYQQLRQEWGPNPDRTFFWFFQAQALSNVILAIPFFVICMNTSTHLSPLEYAGVAIWLISVIGESVADTQLRAFKKEPANKGKVCSRGLWNYSRHPNYFFQWMMWMSYLVFALASPYGYLAIISPAIILYLLLRVTGIPITEEQSIRSKGDAFREYQRTTSAFVPWFKKKA from the coding sequence ATGGATAATTCTGTATGGTGGCTGACCCTTTACAGCCTTATTGCCTGTTGTATCATCATGGTATTAGTGTGGCTTTGGGCGCACAAGATCAACAACGCAGGCGTGGTGGATATTTTCTGGTCGTATAACTTCCCGGTTATTGCCGTCATTTTGTTACTGCTTGCGCCTGGTTTTGAGATCCGTAAGCAGCTGATCTGCGTCATGGTAATTATAGCCGGCGGCCGGCTCGGCACGCATATCCTTACCCGCACAGTAAGCCATTTGGATGAAGAGGAAGGCCGTTACCAGCAACTGCGACAAGAATGGGGGCCAAACCCCGACCGTACTTTTTTTTGGTTCTTCCAGGCGCAGGCGCTTTCCAACGTGATACTGGCGATACCCTTCTTCGTAATCTGTATGAATACCAGTACGCATTTGTCGCCACTGGAGTATGCCGGTGTTGCGATATGGCTGATCAGCGTAATAGGTGAATCGGTTGCCGATACGCAGTTGCGTGCGTTTAAAAAAGAGCCTGCAAACAAAGGCAAGGTTTGCAGCCGGGGACTTTGGAATTATTCGCGTCACCCCAATTACTTTTTTCAATGGATGATGTGGATGTCGTACCTGGTATTCGCGCTGGCGTCGCCTTATGGATATTTAGCGATCATCAGTCCGGCTATTATTCTTTATCTTTTATTGCGGGTCACCGGCATTCCCATTACCGAGGAGCAATCCATCCGGTCGAAAGGCGACGCATTCAGGGAATATCAGCGGACAACAAGCGCCTTTGTGCCATGGTTTAAGAAAAAGGCCTGA
- a CDS encoding SAM-dependent methyltransferase, with protein sequence MWYDKLIEQNKVPDFLLRRGIRKLLKQRLNDENKGGVEAQQVHLMELISQLKSSPIAVNTTEANQQHYEVPTQFYQYCLGKNLKYSSGNWKDGVTDIDTSEDDMLALTCERAELQNGQQVLELGCGWGSLSLYMAAKFPKSTFKVVSNSRTQKAFIDEKAKERGITNLTVITADMNTFSIDEHFDRIVSVEMFEHMRNYQLLMQKVASFLKPDGKVFIHIFTHKEYAYLFEVKDETDWMSKYFFTGGIMPSDDLLLYFNDHLVVERHWHVSGTHYAKTSEGWLKNMDAHKAQIMPLFEETYGKGQALKWWAYWRIFYMACAELWNYNEGNEWIVSHYLFHKTNA encoded by the coding sequence ATGTGGTACGATAAACTGATCGAACAAAATAAAGTCCCTGATTTTTTATTGCGGCGCGGTATACGCAAGCTGCTAAAGCAACGGCTTAACGACGAAAACAAAGGCGGTGTGGAGGCGCAACAGGTACACTTGATGGAGTTGATAAGTCAATTAAAATCTTCTCCTATAGCAGTCAATACTACTGAAGCCAACCAGCAGCATTACGAAGTTCCCACGCAATTCTATCAATATTGCCTAGGCAAAAATTTAAAATACTCCAGCGGTAACTGGAAAGACGGCGTTACCGATATTGATACGTCGGAAGATGATATGCTGGCCCTGACCTGTGAAAGAGCCGAATTACAAAATGGGCAGCAGGTGCTGGAATTAGGCTGCGGCTGGGGTTCGCTGTCGTTATATATGGCGGCAAAATTCCCCAAAAGCACCTTTAAGGTGGTTTCCAATTCGCGCACGCAAAAGGCGTTTATCGACGAAAAAGCAAAAGAACGCGGCATCACTAATCTGACTGTCATCACTGCAGATATGAACACCTTCAGCATTGATGAACATTTCGACCGCATTGTTTCGGTCGAGATGTTCGAGCATATGCGTAATTATCAGTTGCTGATGCAAAAGGTGGCTTCGTTCCTGAAGCCTGATGGCAAAGTATTCATTCATATTTTTACCCATAAGGAATATGCTTACTTGTTCGAGGTGAAGGATGAGACCGACTGGATGAGCAAATATTTCTTTACGGGCGGGATCATGCCAAGCGACGATCTGTTGTTGTATTTCAACGATCATTTAGTTGTGGAGCGGCATTGGCACGTTAGCGGCACTCACTATGCCAAAACATCTGAAGGCTGGCTCAAAAATATGGATGCTCATAAAGCCCAGATCATGCCATTATTTGAAGAAACATATGGTAAGGGCCAGGCGCTGAAATGGTGGGCCTACTGGCGCATATTTTACATGGCCTGCGCCGAGTTATGGAACTATAACGAAGGGAACGAATGGATAGTAAGCCATTATCTTTTTCATAAAACAAACGCATGA